From Candidatus Woesearchaeota archaeon:
TTGCGGGGAGGAAATAAATATAGTACAATGAATTTTGAGAAAGAGAGAAAGGAGATGGTCGAAAACCAGATAAGGAAGAGAGGAATAAGAGATAAGAATGTATTGAAAGCCATGCTCAAAGTCAAGAGGCATGAGTTTGTGCCTGAAGATAACCATGACGAAGCTTATTCTGACTGGCCCCTGGCAATAGGCCATGGCCAGACCATATCGCAGCCATATATAGTTGCCCTGATGACAGAGCTGCTCGAGCTTAAGGGAAACGAGAAGGTTTTGGAGATAGGCACAGGAAGCGGATACCAGGCTGCTGTATTGGCTGAAATAGCCGCTAAGGTTGTTTCTATGGAAAGGGTGGGTGAGCTTAGCCAGACAGCGAGGAAGAGGCTTGCTAAATATGATAATATTGAGCTTGTTACTGGAAACGGGGCGAAAGGATATGCAGAGGAAGCGCCTTACGATGCAATAATCGCAACTGCTGCAGCAGCTGAGATCCCCAGGGCCTTGGTTGAGCAGCTTTGTGAAGGCGGCATACTGGTAATTCCTGTGGGAGATTTTCTTTACCAGAACCTGGTCAAGATCAAGAAAACAAAGAAAAAGATTATAGAGAGGAAAGTCCTGGGAGTGAGATTTGTCCCATTAATTTCGGAGTGAGGTGAAAAATGCAAAGCAAAATAAAATTCAGGGATGTAGAGAAGCTGAGCGAGCAGGAGAAGAATGAAATCAATGCAAGATTGGCGAATTTTGAGGAAAAGAACAAAGGCTTTTTTTCTGAGATGCACCTTAATATCGACTGCAAGCCGGGCAAGGAAAAGTTGAGGGGTAAGAAAGCTTATCGCTGCAGAATAAATGCTGTAACAGACAAGGGAAGATTTCATGCTGAAGAAAGCACAATAGGAGCTGAGAATTCAGTAATAAGGGCATTGAAAAAAATAGAGAGGCAGATACTCAGGA
This genomic window contains:
- a CDS encoding protein-L-isoaspartate(D-aspartate) O-methyltransferase, encoding MNFEKERKEMVENQIRKRGIRDKNVLKAMLKVKRHEFVPEDNHDEAYSDWPLAIGHGQTISQPYIVALMTELLELKGNEKVLEIGTGSGYQAAVLAEIAAKVVSMERVGELSQTARKRLAKYDNIELVTGNGAKGYAEEAPYDAIIATAAAAEIPRALVEQLCEGGILVIPVGDFLYQNLVKIKKTKKKIIERKVLGVRFVPLISE